A window from Mogibacterium neglectum encodes these proteins:
- a CDS encoding radical SAM protein: MKDFIKEGPTVTMFVPYDCNNCCPFCVNKDDYRDTSSFNLDRCYRSLDLLDKILPHNDIVLTGGEPLADLDALQDILDHIKDGHHIYINTTLPTNEDQDIHKVAAVLNKNKDKISCINVSRHLKHYVKECSDKIFNLLEVPHRINCVIFQDATEADTKEKLLKVLDRFSGHEIQLRANYSKLTLDNVFDTEHDDLFKLIDSIAEYKGQLEKELFRTGFLFQLGDSRITYHKTLPYSKINCKVGDIIIRQTGEIYDDWNNYGEEMTLNSLTL; the protein is encoded by the coding sequence ATGAAAGATTTTATCAAAGAGGGTCCAACGGTTACTATGTTCGTTCCATATGACTGTAACAATTGCTGCCCTTTCTGTGTAAATAAAGATGACTATAGAGACACATCATCGTTCAACCTAGATAGATGTTATAGGTCTCTCGACTTGCTGGACAAGATATTGCCACATAACGATATAGTGCTTACCGGAGGTGAACCTCTTGCAGACCTTGATGCGCTTCAGGACATCCTAGACCACATAAAAGATGGTCACCATATATATATAAATACAACACTACCAACCAATGAGGATCAGGATATCCATAAAGTCGCAGCTGTGCTTAATAAAAACAAAGATAAGATCAGCTGCATTAATGTATCTAGACACCTTAAGCATTACGTCAAGGAATGCTCCGATAAGATCTTCAATCTTCTTGAAGTCCCTCATCGCATTAACTGTGTGATCTTCCAGGATGCAACTGAAGCAGACACAAAGGAAAAGCTTCTCAAAGTACTGGATAGATTCTCTGGACATGAAATACAGCTACGAGCTAACTACTCCAAGCTGACGCTTGACAATGTGTTCGACACAGAACATGACGATTTATTCAAGCTAATCGATTCCATCGCTGAATATAAGGGACAACTCGAGAAAGAACTGTTCCGTACTGGCTTCCTATTTCAGCTTGGAGATAGCAGAATCACTTATCACAAAACACTTCCATACAGCAAAATCAATTGTAAGGTTGGTGATATTATCATCAGACAAACTGGTGAAATATATGATGATTGGAATAATTACGGCGAAGAGATGACACTTAACTCACTTACTTTATAG
- the lexA gene encoding transcriptional repressor LexA: MTKVKKSEKRQQQVLAYMKETIKLKGFPPTVREICDAIGIKSTSTVYSDIKALEVQGFIKKDPSKPRALAIVDSISKDTKEPMFESDDINMVQLPVIGNVAAGVPILSEQNIEDNIPFPARFIGNGNNFLLVVHGDSMVNVGINDGDYLIVQEGQTASNGDIVVAMVDGAFETEATVKRFYKEKGHIRLQPENDFMEPIIVDYCKIVGKVKGVFRYFN, from the coding sequence ATGACAAAGGTTAAAAAAAGCGAAAAACGTCAGCAGCAAGTGCTCGCGTACATGAAGGAAACTATAAAGCTAAAGGGATTTCCCCCAACCGTTAGAGAGATTTGTGACGCTATAGGTATCAAATCAACTTCAACGGTATATAGCGATATCAAAGCACTAGAGGTCCAAGGGTTCATCAAAAAAGACCCTAGCAAACCTCGTGCACTGGCAATTGTTGATTCAATTAGCAAAGATACGAAGGAGCCTATGTTTGAGTCAGATGACATCAACATGGTGCAACTTCCTGTAATAGGAAACGTTGCAGCAGGTGTTCCGATTCTCTCCGAGCAAAATATTGAGGATAACATCCCATTCCCTGCTAGATTTATCGGTAATGGGAATAACTTCTTGCTGGTAGTACATGGTGACAGTATGGTTAATGTCGGAATAAATGATGGCGATTACTTAATCGTACAAGAAGGTCAGACCGCATCTAACGGCGATATTGTTGTTGCAATGGTAGACGGAGCATTTGAGACTGAGGCGACAGTTAAGAGGTTCTATAAAGAAAAGGGACATATAAGGCTGCAGCCTGAAAACGATTTCATGGAGCCTATAATTGTCGATTACTGTAAGATTGTCGGCAAGGTTAAGGGAGTCTTCAGATATTTTAACTAA
- a CDS encoding uracil-xanthine permease family protein: MTQSNEHHYSNGITDARTLGWPKTILLGLQHTFAMFGATVLVPLLTGLSISTTLLMAGLGTLLFHLLTKGKVPAFLGSSFAFLGGYAAVAPLQNGHPNTEMLPYACGGVIVAGLVYVILATLIKLFTIERVMKFFPPVVTGPIIISIGLILAPSAIKNAQTNWLLAIVALASIIFFNMWGRGMAKIVPIILGVMISYLVALAMGQIDFSGISKESIVAFPPIMMAKFNISAIITITPIALATMMEHIGDISAISATTGYNYIKDPGLHRTLLGDGLATMLASLFGGPANTTYGENTGVLALTKVYDPLVIRIAACFAIILSFIPKFAFIIETIPVAIIGGVSLILYGMISAVGIRNLVENHVNYKNTRNTIITALILVCSLGFNQIGGITFTVLSVKINLSGLAIAAIVGIVANMLLPGKDYEFDEDNEDDKFQTFKV; this comes from the coding sequence ATGACACAGAGTAACGAACATCACTACTCTAACGGCATAACTGATGCAAGAACACTCGGTTGGCCGAAAACTATTCTATTAGGACTTCAGCACACATTTGCCATGTTCGGCGCAACCGTGCTGGTTCCACTTCTCACAGGTTTAAGCATATCCACTACCCTTTTAATGGCAGGTCTTGGAACGCTGTTATTTCACCTTTTGACAAAAGGAAAGGTTCCAGCATTTCTCGGTTCTTCATTCGCATTTCTAGGTGGTTACGCAGCTGTGGCACCGCTTCAGAATGGTCACCCCAATACAGAAATGCTCCCATATGCTTGCGGAGGAGTAATTGTTGCAGGCTTAGTATATGTAATACTCGCTACACTTATAAAGCTATTTACGATTGAGAGGGTCATGAAATTCTTTCCTCCTGTAGTTACTGGACCAATCATCATCTCAATCGGTCTAATACTCGCACCATCTGCTATCAAGAATGCACAAACGAACTGGCTTCTAGCCATTGTTGCCCTCGCATCTATCATATTCTTCAATATGTGGGGACGTGGCATGGCAAAGATTGTACCAATAATCTTGGGTGTAATGATTTCATATTTAGTAGCACTAGCGATGGGACAGATTGATTTCTCGGGTATAAGCAAAGAGTCAATCGTTGCATTCCCTCCTATCATGATGGCTAAGTTTAATATAAGCGCTATTATCACAATCACTCCAATTGCTCTAGCGACAATGATGGAGCATATCGGAGATATATCCGCAATCAGTGCAACAACTGGTTATAACTACATTAAAGATCCAGGTCTACACCGCACGCTTCTCGGCGACGGACTTGCTACTATGCTCGCCTCTCTATTTGGCGGACCTGCTAATACAACATACGGTGAAAACACCGGTGTGCTTGCACTCACTAAGGTATACGATCCATTAGTAATAAGAATCGCCGCTTGTTTCGCGATAATACTCTCGTTCATACCAAAGTTTGCATTCATCATAGAAACCATTCCAGTAGCAATAATCGGCGGTGTTTCACTGATACTATATGGTATGATTTCTGCAGTCGGAATCAGAAACCTCGTTGAAAACCATGTTAATTACAAAAACACCAGAAACACAATAATCACTGCTCTCATTCTCGTATGCTCTCTAGGCTTCAACCAGATTGGCGGTATAACATTTACAGTTCTCAGTGTGAAAATCAATCTTTCAGGACTTGCTATTGCGGCTATAGTCGGCATTGTAGCTAATATGTTACTCCCTGGAAAAGATTATGAGTTTGACGAGGATAACGAAGACGATAAATTTCAAACATTTAAAGTTTAG
- a CDS encoding zinc dependent phospholipase C family protein — MPAHNAHYLFGRTVLSMLPSDTQRVINTNADSYAAFIFGLQGPDILAFYRPIFPSILNKEGSTIHHSPGSFFFEHAINVVKDSPTLEKTSYLYGAMCHYILDSLCHPVINSYVKTAGMSHSLVEREFDHYVLEQHGLTPFIIDLKLVAPVRKNLGAIMAPFYETPTTSQMQLATRDMRRSILILGTKNDFLRKRLLSLLSSTKATRKQCDMVASHDYDPRSMDSNAEIWKKYEIAIDKAVSEIDYIRKSLIDNDQPDISRYELDYLGKKH; from the coding sequence ATGCCTGCACATAACGCACACTATTTATTTGGAAGAACTGTTCTAAGCATGCTTCCTTCTGATACACAACGTGTAATCAATACAAACGCTGATTCATATGCGGCATTTATTTTCGGACTTCAAGGACCTGATATCCTTGCTTTTTATAGGCCGATATTTCCAAGCATTCTCAATAAAGAAGGTTCAACTATTCATCATAGTCCTGGTTCATTCTTTTTCGAGCATGCTATTAATGTTGTTAAGGATTCTCCTACTCTAGAGAAAACAAGCTACTTGTACGGTGCAATGTGCCACTATATACTCGATTCTCTCTGTCATCCAGTAATTAACAGTTATGTAAAAACTGCAGGCATGTCACACAGCTTGGTCGAGAGAGAATTTGACCACTATGTACTCGAGCAACACGGCCTCACGCCTTTTATAATTGATTTAAAGCTCGTTGCTCCAGTGAGGAAAAATCTCGGTGCCATAATGGCACCATTTTACGAAACCCCTACCACTAGCCAGATGCAGCTAGCAACTAGAGATATGAGGCGTTCAATTCTAATACTTGGTACAAAGAACGACTTCCTTCGCAAAAGACTACTCTCTCTTCTCTCTTCAACGAAGGCAACTAGAAAACAATGCGATATGGTCGCATCTCACGACTACGATCCTCGTTCGATGGATAGCAATGCGGAAATTTGGAAGAAATATGAAATAGCCATAGACAAGGCTGTTTCTGAAATCGATTACATAAGAAAAAGTCTGATTGATAATGATCAACCAGACATTAGTCGCTATGAATTAGATTATCTAGGCAAGAAGCACTAG
- a CDS encoding COG2426 family protein, which produces MLKTFVMAMVPIIELRGAIPYGAGIAGLPIWQATLIAVLGNLLPVPFLVVFTRDIFSWMRKKSDKLNNIVQMMERKADRNKDVVLRYEFWGLMILVAIPLPGTGAWTGALVAAMMDMQLKRAFPAIALGVVAAAFIVTWVTYGASTFL; this is translated from the coding sequence ATGCTTAAAACATTTGTGATGGCTATGGTGCCTATTATAGAGCTGCGTGGAGCAATACCATATGGCGCTGGAATTGCAGGATTACCAATCTGGCAAGCTACATTAATTGCGGTGCTCGGCAATCTGCTACCAGTTCCTTTCCTCGTTGTCTTTACTAGGGATATATTTTCTTGGATGCGAAAGAAGTCTGATAAGCTCAACAATATCGTCCAGATGATGGAACGAAAAGCTGATAGAAATAAGGACGTCGTCCTAAGGTATGAGTTCTGGGGGCTTATGATCCTCGTAGCAATTCCACTTCCAGGAACTGGAGCATGGACAGGAGCTCTAGTGGCTGCGATGATGGACATGCAGCTCAAGAGAGCTTTCCCTGCAATTGCCCTCGGTGTAGTTGCTGCCGCATTCATAGTTACATGGGTAACATACGGTGCGTCTACGTTTTTATAA
- a CDS encoding aminopeptidase, producing MKDKNAWNNYSPEELKALENLNKGYIDFISEGKTERECTELLVEMAESHGYRDLNEVIKNDEILGLGSKVYAVNMNKCLITFNIGEDIVNRGMNILGAHIDSPRIDLKQNPLYETDEFAYLDTQYYGGIKKYQWVTMPLALHGVIAKKDGTVIKVNIGEDPSDPVFFISDLLIHLAQDQMQLTATKLIDGENMDIVFGTQPLDNESESAVKANVLKLLKDKYDVEEDDFWSAEIEAVPAGRAREAGLDRSLILGYGHDDRSCAYASAIALFEVENPKTTTCGLFVDKEEIGSYGATGMQSHFFEDIVRELLDRLGIYTELNAARALRNSRMLSSDVSATYDPMYADKFSKRNAALFGRGIVFNKYTGSRGKGGSNDANAEYLGKLRAIMHKHDVMFQSAELGKVDVGGGGTIAYILALYGMEVVDSGIAVLNMHAPYEAVSKSDVYEAYKGYKAFIIEA from the coding sequence ATGAAAGATAAAAACGCATGGAATAACTACTCTCCAGAGGAGCTTAAAGCTCTCGAGAATTTAAACAAAGGATACATAGATTTTATTTCAGAAGGAAAGACGGAGCGGGAGTGCACAGAGCTCCTCGTCGAAATGGCAGAGTCTCACGGATATCGCGACCTAAATGAAGTGATAAAGAATGATGAAATTTTAGGCTTGGGAAGCAAGGTATACGCCGTTAATATGAACAAATGCCTTATTACATTTAATATCGGCGAAGATATCGTAAACCGCGGTATGAACATTCTCGGTGCGCACATCGACTCACCTAGAATCGACCTTAAGCAGAACCCACTATATGAGACAGATGAATTCGCTTATCTAGATACACAGTACTACGGTGGCATCAAGAAGTACCAATGGGTTACCATGCCTCTAGCACTTCACGGTGTAATAGCTAAGAAAGATGGAACAGTTATTAAGGTAAATATCGGAGAAGATCCATCTGACCCGGTTTTCTTCATCAGCGATCTGTTAATCCACCTCGCTCAGGATCAGATGCAGCTCACAGCAACTAAGCTGATTGACGGTGAGAATATGGATATAGTATTCGGCACTCAGCCACTTGATAACGAGAGTGAATCAGCAGTTAAAGCTAATGTGCTTAAGCTACTCAAAGATAAGTATGATGTTGAAGAGGACGACTTCTGGTCAGCTGAGATTGAGGCTGTTCCTGCAGGAAGAGCGAGAGAAGCTGGACTTGATAGAAGCCTTATCCTGGGATATGGACATGACGATAGATCTTGTGCATATGCTTCTGCAATTGCACTCTTTGAAGTTGAAAACCCTAAGACCACTACTTGCGGACTCTTTGTAGACAAGGAGGAAATCGGAAGCTATGGTGCTACAGGTATGCAATCTCACTTCTTCGAGGATATTGTTAGAGAACTGCTAGATAGATTAGGAATTTACACTGAGCTAAATGCTGCACGGGCTCTAAGAAACTCTCGCATGCTCTCATCCGACGTAAGTGCTACTTACGATCCTATGTATGCAGACAAGTTCAGCAAAAGAAACGCTGCCCTCTTCGGCCGAGGAATTGTATTCAACAAGTACACTGGAAGCAGAGGTAAAGGTGGCTCTAATGACGCTAATGCTGAATATCTCGGCAAGCTCAGAGCAATTATGCATAAGCACGATGTAATGTTCCAGTCGGCCGAACTTGGAAAGGTAGATGTCGGTGGTGGTGGAACTATAGCATACATTTTGGCACTTTACGGAATGGAGGTTGTAGACAGCGGAATCGCAGTGCTCAACATGCATGCTCCATATGAAGCAGTTAGCAAGTCTGATGTGTACGAAGCATATAAAGGATATAAGGCGTTTATAATCGAGGCATAG
- a CDS encoding NADH-dependent [FeFe] hydrogenase, group A6, translating to MSDVKVTIDNIEVNVPEGSTLLEAAHIAGVDIPTLCYLKDVNEIGACRMCLCEVEGARALAAACVFPVFDGMVARTNTPKLVEYRRKNLKLLLSDHNMDCLGCFRSGNCELLKLCRRYGVDDTEYYKGAKNHSVIEDSSKSIVRDNSKCVLCRRCIGACNNLQSIGVIGANNRGFDSYVGTTFNIPLAETSCVNCGQCIVACPVGALYEKDSITQVREAIEDPDKFVVVQAAPSTRVALAECFDQPIGTEVEGKMSAALHRLGFDRVFDTNFSADLTIVEEANELVERVTNGGVLPMISSCSPGWVKFCEHYYPELIPNLSTCKSPQQMFGAVTKSYYADVMGIPVDKIVSVSVMPCTAKKHELGRDDQGNDGYQDVDYSITTRELAKMIKMAGIEFMKLEDEPYDNPLGEYTGAGVIFGATGGVMEAALRTAVEKLTGEELIDLDFVDVRGVKGVKEAEYDLQGKKVKVAVASGLANARIIMDKVKAGEADYTFIEIMGCPGGCVNGGGQPHVDSQIRNFLDVRAERAKGLYTLDKNAPIRKAHENPVIIKMYDDYLGVPGGEKAHHLLHTSYVNRGVNKQAD from the coding sequence ATGTCAGATGTTAAAGTAACAATTGATAACATAGAGGTTAATGTCCCTGAAGGTTCTACGCTACTCGAAGCAGCGCACATCGCAGGAGTTGATATCCCTACGTTATGTTATCTTAAGGATGTAAATGAAATCGGTGCATGTAGGATGTGCTTATGTGAAGTAGAGGGTGCTCGTGCACTTGCGGCAGCATGTGTATTCCCTGTATTTGACGGAATGGTTGCACGTACAAATACACCAAAGCTTGTTGAGTATAGAAGAAAGAATTTAAAGCTACTTCTATCAGATCATAACATGGATTGCCTCGGATGTTTTAGAAGCGGTAACTGTGAGCTTCTCAAGCTATGCAGAAGGTACGGAGTAGACGATACTGAGTACTATAAGGGTGCAAAGAATCATTCCGTGATTGAGGATAGCTCAAAGTCCATTGTTCGCGATAACAGTAAGTGTGTACTATGCCGTCGTTGCATAGGCGCATGTAATAATCTTCAGAGCATCGGAGTTATCGGTGCCAATAATAGAGGGTTTGATTCGTATGTTGGAACAACATTCAACATCCCTCTCGCTGAGACTAGCTGCGTAAATTGTGGACAATGCATCGTTGCTTGTCCTGTAGGTGCTCTGTATGAGAAGGATTCTATCACTCAGGTTAGGGAAGCGATTGAAGACCCAGATAAGTTCGTAGTTGTACAGGCTGCTCCTTCAACTAGAGTTGCACTCGCTGAGTGTTTTGATCAACCGATAGGTACGGAAGTGGAAGGAAAGATGTCAGCAGCTCTTCACAGACTGGGATTTGACAGAGTTTTCGATACTAACTTCTCGGCTGACCTCACGATAGTTGAGGAAGCAAATGAGCTTGTTGAGAGAGTGACTAACGGTGGTGTTCTCCCTATGATTTCATCATGCTCACCAGGATGGGTTAAGTTCTGTGAGCACTACTATCCAGAACTAATTCCTAATCTATCGACATGTAAGTCACCGCAACAGATGTTTGGTGCGGTAACTAAGTCTTACTATGCTGATGTTATGGGAATTCCTGTAGACAAAATAGTATCTGTAAGTGTCATGCCATGTACAGCTAAGAAGCACGAGCTCGGAAGAGATGACCAGGGCAATGATGGTTATCAGGATGTCGATTATTCAATCACAACTCGTGAACTTGCAAAGATGATCAAGATGGCAGGTATAGAGTTCATGAAGCTTGAAGACGAACCGTACGATAATCCACTAGGTGAATATACCGGAGCTGGAGTAATTTTTGGTGCTACTGGTGGTGTAATGGAAGCGGCACTTAGAACGGCTGTAGAGAAGCTTACAGGTGAAGAACTAATAGACCTAGACTTCGTAGACGTTCGTGGTGTTAAGGGCGTAAAAGAGGCTGAATACGACCTACAGGGCAAGAAAGTTAAGGTTGCTGTCGCTAGCGGTCTAGCCAACGCAAGAATAATTATGGATAAGGTAAAGGCTGGAGAAGCCGACTATACCTTCATCGAAATCATGGGGTGTCCTGGAGGCTGCGTAAATGGTGGTGGACAGCCACACGTGGATTCTCAGATTAGAAACTTCCTCGACGTTAGAGCAGAGCGTGCAAAAGGTCTGTACACATTGGATAAAAACGCTCCAATCCGTAAAGCTCATGAGAACCCAGTAATCATCAAGATGTACGATGACTACCTCGGTGTACCAGGAGGAGAGAAGGCTCATCACTTGCTACATACTTCCTATGTAAATAGAGGTGTGAATAAGCAGGCTGACTAA
- the nuoF gene encoding NADH-quinone oxidoreductase subunit NuoF: MKSLNELRAIKNKMMCQVSLRLGSESAISVEAEGAQVHKNYILVCGGTGCTSNHSLDVVEAFETHLKEHGLQNDVKIIQTGCLGLCAKGPVVVVHPGSVYYEEVDPEKVEAIVNEHIVGGVPADKYLLKEETTDGSPAKTMTESDFYTKQERIALRNCGVIDPENIDEYIATGGYEALGRCLTEMNPDEVIQTVLDSGIRGRGGAGFPTGKKWKFASGNRGKVQKYVCCNADEGDPGAFMDRSILEGDPHSVFEAMAIAGYAIGADQGYIYVRAEYPIAVNRLEIALKQAREYGLIGKDIFGTGFDFDIDLRLGAGAFVCGEETALLTSIEGNRGEPHPRPPFPAVKGLFGCPTILNNVETYANIPVIFNKGPEWFSSLGTELSPGTKVFALGGKINNTGLVEVPMGTTLRDVVENIGGGVPNGKKFKAAQTGGPSGGCIPSTYYDIPIDFENLKSIGCMMGSGGLIVMDEDSCMVDIAKFFLEFTVSESCGKCTPCRVGTKRMLEILTRISEGKGEIEDLDKLEELAKFIQTNSLCGLGQTAPNPVLSTLRFFRDEYVAHIKEKTCPAGVCKKLLKYSIIEEKCKGCTLCARNCPVDAISGAVKMPHVIDTVKCIKCGACMDNCRFGAIIRK; the protein is encoded by the coding sequence ATGAAATCGCTTAATGAACTTAGAGCCATCAAGAATAAGATGATGTGCCAAGTAAGCCTCAGACTAGGTAGCGAATCAGCTATCTCAGTAGAGGCTGAAGGTGCACAGGTTCATAAGAATTATATACTGGTTTGCGGCGGTACAGGATGTACATCTAACCACAGCTTAGATGTGGTTGAAGCTTTTGAAACTCATCTCAAAGAGCATGGTCTTCAGAATGATGTGAAGATCATTCAGACCGGATGTCTTGGTCTATGTGCTAAAGGACCTGTAGTTGTAGTTCATCCGGGATCTGTTTACTATGAAGAAGTAGATCCAGAGAAGGTAGAGGCAATTGTAAATGAGCATATCGTTGGTGGTGTTCCTGCTGACAAATACCTGCTCAAAGAGGAGACTACCGATGGAAGTCCTGCAAAGACGATGACAGAGTCTGACTTCTACACTAAGCAGGAGAGAATAGCACTTAGAAATTGCGGAGTTATCGATCCAGAGAACATCGATGAATATATTGCCACAGGTGGATATGAGGCTCTTGGAAGATGCTTAACTGAGATGAACCCAGATGAAGTTATTCAGACCGTTCTCGATAGCGGCATTAGAGGACGTGGTGGTGCAGGATTCCCAACAGGAAAGAAGTGGAAGTTCGCATCTGGTAATAGAGGAAAAGTTCAGAAATATGTATGTTGTAATGCAGACGAAGGTGACCCAGGTGCATTCATGGATCGTTCAATATTAGAGGGAGATCCACATTCAGTTTTTGAGGCTATGGCTATTGCTGGATATGCAATTGGAGCTGACCAGGGATATATCTATGTTCGTGCTGAGTATCCTATAGCTGTTAATAGACTAGAGATTGCTCTTAAGCAGGCTAGGGAATATGGACTGATTGGTAAGGACATATTTGGCACAGGTTTTGATTTCGATATCGATTTAAGACTCGGTGCAGGAGCATTCGTGTGTGGTGAGGAAACTGCTCTTCTAACTTCTATCGAAGGTAATAGAGGTGAACCACATCCTCGTCCTCCGTTCCCTGCTGTAAAAGGCCTATTTGGATGTCCAACAATTCTAAATAACGTTGAAACATACGCTAACATTCCAGTGATATTTAACAAGGGGCCAGAGTGGTTTAGCTCTCTCGGAACAGAACTATCACCAGGTACTAAAGTTTTCGCCCTTGGGGGTAAGATTAACAATACCGGACTTGTAGAAGTTCCTATGGGTACAACTCTGCGCGATGTTGTTGAAAATATCGGCGGTGGAGTTCCAAATGGCAAGAAGTTTAAGGCTGCACAGACTGGTGGTCCTTCTGGCGGATGTATCCCTAGTACATACTACGATATCCCAATAGACTTCGAGAACCTAAAGAGTATTGGATGTATGATGGGATCTGGCGGACTCATCGTAATGGATGAGGATAGCTGTATGGTTGACATAGCAAAGTTCTTCCTAGAATTTACAGTTAGTGAGTCATGTGGCAAATGTACACCTTGCAGAGTTGGAACTAAGAGAATGCTTGAAATCCTAACAAGAATCTCTGAGGGTAAGGGTGAAATAGAAGATCTTGACAAACTTGAAGAATTAGCTAAATTCATTCAGACCAACTCACTGTGTGGACTTGGTCAGACAGCTCCAAACCCAGTTCTTTCGACACTGAGATTCTTTAGAGACGAGTACGTTGCACATATCAAGGAAAAGACTTGTCCTGCTGGTGTCTGCAAAAAGCTGCTTAAGTACAGCATCATCGAAGAGAAGTGTAAAGGATGTACTCTGTGCGCTAGAAACTGCCCAGTTGATGCTATCTCTGGTGCAGTTAAAATGCCTCACGTAATTGATACTGTAAAGTGTATCAAGTGTGGTGCATGTATGGATAACTGCAGATTCGGTGCAATAATCAGAAAGTAG
- a CDS encoding complex I 24 kDa subunit family protein: MKVSNVPFKGTPEQEQQLLKVIDELKGDKGCLMPIMQHAQEIYGYLPYQVQKIISDGTGFPMEKVYGVATFYAQFSMSPKGEHEVSVCLGTACYVKGAGDIFDKCVEELKIGDGECTPDGKFSLDSCRCVGACGLAPVVIVGGDVYGKMTADKIPEVLAKYK, from the coding sequence ATGAAGGTTTCGAATGTCCCATTCAAGGGCACACCTGAGCAAGAACAGCAATTACTGAAGGTTATTGACGAGCTCAAAGGTGATAAGGGTTGCTTGATGCCAATTATGCAACATGCACAGGAGATATATGGGTATCTTCCATATCAGGTTCAGAAAATCATTTCTGATGGAACAGGTTTTCCGATGGAGAAAGTATACGGTGTGGCTACATTCTATGCTCAGTTCTCCATGTCGCCTAAGGGTGAACATGAAGTTTCAGTCTGTCTCGGTACTGCATGTTACGTTAAAGGTGCGGGAGATATATTCGATAAGTGCGTGGAGGAGTTAAAGATTGGTGATGGAGAATGCACACCAGACGGAAAGTTCTCCTTAGATTCATGCCGCTGCGTTGGAGCTTGTGGACTAGCTCCGGTGGTTATTGTTGGCGGAGACGTATATGGCAAAATGACTGCGGATAAGATTCCTGAAGTTCTTGCTAAATACAAGTAG
- a CDS encoding DRTGG domain-containing protein, with protein sequence MTLLEINSIIEGKILTKDPDLNLELVNAFSSDVISHIVTYASDKSILITAVYNPQILKTAEMKGVQCVILIGIYEPEPSLIALANSLGITLLRSTFSMYVTCGKLYSNGLQGAF encoded by the coding sequence ATGACACTACTTGAAATTAATTCTATTATAGAGGGAAAGATCCTAACCAAGGATCCTGACCTAAATCTCGAGCTAGTTAATGCCTTTTCATCTGACGTAATAAGTCACATCGTAACATATGCTAGCGATAAATCGATATTGATTACGGCAGTATATAATCCGCAAATCCTTAAAACTGCTGAGATGAAAGGCGTTCAGTGTGTTATTTTAATTGGAATCTATGAACCAGAGCCATCGCTCATCGCTCTTGCCAATTCATTAGGAATCACTCTACTACGTTCTACTTTTTCTATGTACGTTACCTGTGGAAAACTTTATAGCAATGGTCTGCAGGGTGCATTCTAA